In Lytechinus pictus isolate F3 Inbred chromosome 13, Lp3.0, whole genome shotgun sequence, the DNA window aaccaaatagatcatttcttatgttatttaggtgataaatgctatatttaaatttcaaaatggctgcaatatgtttctttgtggaaattatctttccccattcaaattttacatattaagataagggactatggcggccatttttcatttttaaaaggctgcattcatcacctttatgacacaagctatgatatatttcgttagaaatccattgggtttagacaatacttaacacttacataaaaattaagccattttcatagtaaaaaatttgtcaaaattatcaaaatatctagctatggcagcaattttgaatttcaaagtaatgcctttattaccttctcaaccattatgtgatgtatttagtcagaaatcatgttcaagaccaaattttacctatacatcacatagttacgtgcgtttttggttctcattttggtgatgattagtttccctatacgcatattacagaatttgtagggggttgtgcggccgttttgaaagtaaaaatacagtatttatcacctatgggagaggaaatgttatatttcattaaaaaaaaatcacgttttcaaacaatattttccttatacaacagaattatatggatttcatagtcaggcaaatcctaattctttcaaaagtatttgtccccatttacattgtagataatactgtaagggcccataggggccattttaaattttacaatacagcatttatctcatgcatgaaaaatgaaatgatatgtttcgccagaaatcatgtgtttagacaatatttcactcgtatagattacaattacattcattttattgtttttactcttgtgaaaattagtttctccatttgctttgttcataatacagatagggcctatggcagccattttgaatgtcaacatgcagcataattaccgaaattgcaagggaaatgatatgtttcgttagaaatccttgttgtcagacagtgctacaccaatatttcgcagttattggcattttaaagtcaaacaaattcaaaggttgtgaaaattatttgtccccttttatatattgtacacagtataaggggtctatgacagccattttgaatatcataatacagcatttatcacattagatagtatacaaatgacatagttttgttaatagtcatgttttcagacagtagtccactcgcaggtcacaatcacatgcaataatagtgctcttgtttgaaaaaatattttacccattcatattctacatactaaagtatacaggggttatggcggccattttgaatatcaataaaataaatattttgtcaaatatcgcttttccaattggtatttcacttctgcacaacaactacatgcattttatagctaatgtgtcggcaattttatgattttcatgggtaatttgcatattttggcggccatattggattttgccaatgtgcggaaaatgctcaaggttacaagagtggcatcattcagattcggaatcagcaccctcgaattgacaagaaaccatcaaaaaaacattgtatatctaaaaaaacaaggttcgaccccttgtctatggggcctatcctggactactaAATGgcatagttgtaactctttcttAAACGGACTCCTGTCCATACCCTTAACCGTCTTATTATAATCTGGCACCATCACTGTAGCCTGTAATCTATAGGCGGAGGCTGCGGTTATTGTCTTTGTTGTTATGCTGAACGCAAGCGATACGTCTGATGTGGCAAAGACTACGAGTTGTGAAACAGCCACAATTCGTAGTCTTTGCCACATCGCTTGCATTCGCGgcataacagcaaagacaataactgcagcctccgcctagattataggctataTAGCAGCACTCAGGGCACAGTCTTACTTATCAAAGTTAGCTTCCatactttttatattttatataggcataaagCATCATCAAACTTGATCAGCATCAATTCAACAAgcgtcaaaatatattttttgaagattttttaagaggatcattttatttatgaaatattacaaCATATAAGAGTAAATTTAATCAAATCCAATTCAAGAATTCATTTATCAAGTTCCATTTTAGTCGTGTAATCAAATGCGTTTATTGAATGAAAGTCTATGCATTCATAATCGAGAATATCGCGGAAACAGGGATTTTTTGCTCCGCGGCGCACGACAGATTTAAGAGAGGTCTTTGTCGGAAATTGGAAAATCGGAAGGGCAGATTCCGTTCTAAGTTTCGACGCTGACGAAAAATTACAAACGTGTCGTTTGTCCAGGGTCCAAGATAAAACTGCTCTTTTAATTCGCACATTTTCGACAGAAAATTCCTGAttgttgttctttgtcatgaaggaaATTtggcaatacattttctatgttctttaATTCGTCGTGTGTCGTCAAGCGACAAATCTCTATTATGTGTAGCGTGAATATTTTCCGTGACTCTTCATTAAACTACAAGCaaactttcaaataaaaatcGGGAACATGCTTATTCTATGTGTATCCGAACCTATTCCGACGAAACGGTTGGTCCGTTTTGGGGTGTTAGAATTGACCCCTTTATTCGACAAGTGTGTCATTTGGGTTATGGGAcgacaaattaaaataaaaatatcgaaATCAATTACAAAACTGAAACGTTCGTTTATCTCCACAGCTAAAGCTACTGAAAATTAGCTTCCATAGttattctatctgcatttacaCGAATGTTTTCTTGAATAATGGAGTTATATGACCTGTTGTAAGTACACATAACGAAATTTTGGAGTTCTCATTATTCGAACGGATTATTACGGTCGGCGCGGCCAAAAATACTGCGGACGTTTCATAAAAGTTGTAAGTACTGACAGGTTGTATTTCTCCGatagttactatagtaacagtcagaggccatagtacctctcagccaatcaaaacaaaGGAATTCACTGATATTGTCAGCACCGACAATTTATTCAGTTTTgataactttcatgaaacacccctaGCTGGTGGCTGCCTGAATTTAAATCAGAACTTAAGACGTGTCTTTTTAATGAAGCATAATTTAGCCATTTGATTAAGTGATGTTATTTAAGCGTTTTTACACTGTTCtaatttatatttgtataattttatttctgtaaagCGAAACCTTACAGGTATAAAATGTGCTATATAAAAACtacattattattaaattcAGTTCTAGTTAATCTGATTTAGTTTCCTCCTCTTCATTTTGGTGAGTTTTCAAATGCCTTGAAAGAGTACAACTCTGTGTAAACCTTTTCTTGCATACTTTACATTCGTATGGCCGTTCACCTGTGTGTGTTCGCATGTGAACAGAAACATTACCAGGATGTGGAAAATGTTTATCACACACGGAACATTTGAACGGCTTTTCACCGGTGTGAGAGCGCATGTGCGAGGTGAGATGCACCTTCGCCAAAAATCTTTTCTGGCAAACCGAGCATTCAAAAGGTCTTTCTCCTGTGTGATGCCGCATGTGCGTTGTAAGAGCATGTCTTTGCGTGAACCGTTTCTGACATATAGAACATTCAAAGGGTTTCTCCCCAGTGTGCGTTATCATGTGTCTTTTGACTCCTCTTCTGTAAATGAACTTCTTCTTGCAGACAGGACACTCGTGTTGGCGCTCTCCATTATGAACTTTCATGTGGTAATGAAGACCTGTCGCAAATGAGAACTGCTTCTCACAAATGCCACACTTGTGCAATTTTTCTCCCGTGTGCGTTACGAAATGACTCTTAAGACTCTCCTTCTGCCCGAACGCCTTATCGCAGAGTGAATGTTTGAAAGGTTTCTCCCCGGTGTGGGTTCGTAAGTGGCGCTCAAGGTGAATACGGTATTTGAATTCCTTGTTGCAAAAGGAACACTTCCGAACATTCTCCATCGCACTCTCACTGGTACGCACTGTTCCCTTACTGTCTATATGTTCAGACGAGCTTGAATGATTCACCAAGTCACTTCTTAGATGTTGAGGTGAACTTGATGGACTGAACGTGTTAATACCTCCATTTTGAGACGAGTTTGAATGATTCACGATGTTACTACCTAGCTGTAGGGAGGAACTTGATGTACTGACCTTGGTACTATCCCCGAAATGTGACGAGTTTAAATGATTCACTATACTACTCAGATGTTGAAGCGAACTTGATGGACGGACCGCGTTAATACTACCCCCATGCTGAGACGAGCTTGAATGATTCACGATGTTACTACCTAGTTGTTGGGAGGAACTTGATGTACTGACCTTGGTACTATCCCCAAGATGTGACGAGTTTAAATGATTCACTATACTACTCAGATGTTGAAGCGAACTTGACGGACGGACCCCGTTGATACTACCTTCATGCTGAGACGAGCTTGAATGATGCACGATGTTACTCGAGTAACTTGATGTACTGACCTTGGTACTATCCCCAAAATGTGACGAATTTAAATGATTCACTATTATACTACTCAGATGTTGAAACGAACTTGATGAACGGACCCCGTTGATACTACCTCCATGCTGAGACGAGCTTGAATGATTCACGATGTTACTACCTAGTTGTTGGGATGAACTTGATGGACTGACCTTTGTACTATCCCATGCAAGATGTGACGAGTTTTGATTCACCATGTTACTACTCAGATGTTGAGGTGATGGACGGACCGCGTTAATACAACCTTCTGCTCTTAAAACACGGTTTGCTTCATGGTGACCTTGGTCGCTGGATGATGCCCCTTCCAAGTGTAACTCCCCTGCTATCGATGTCATGCTCTGTCTTATGGTTGCAAATTCATCTGCCGAAAGAAACGTTTTAACAAAACACAGGAAATAAGAATTAAtgcttttaaaaacaaataatttagtTTCTAGGGAGAGCAACAGTCAACCGTCTTCCAAAACAATACTAGGGTTTTTCGCTCCACGAAGCGcaacggattcaagaacatataaaatgtattgtcaaatgcccttcatgataATGAACATAAAAGAAGTCGTTGTCGAAGATTAGTGAATCAAAAAAGCAGTTTCGTCAAGAACTTCGGACAACCGACATAATCATTTGCAACATTTCGTCACCACCGAAACCTAGGATATGACACCGTTGTTTCATTtcacctcccagctgttcattgtcatttgatgggcattttcaatacattactgtgttcttgaattagCTGAGCGAAATCTCCATTATGAATTAATTGAGAACTCAAGCCTACGGAACTTGAAGGACCCAAACAACGCTAGAGtcgaaaattttcattttgataaggCATAAGTTTGATAGATATTAGAGGAAACTGGTTATCTAATACGCCCACTGGTTAACGCTAAGGGTACATATTCCTTTCAtataagattttattttcatatactgTACCTCGCGTGTccctgccccacccccccccccccccgccgaaAAAGGGGTTGACGAGCTTAAAGCAAAACAACAAATAATcaaagagagaaataaatataaaaactaaGAAAACTACATCCAGATCAACAATTCCCCTCTCACTATACTTGGCGAATTGGATGTAAAACGCAATAGGACAACAAATCATATTCCAGTATAATTAATGAAGACTTTATCGATAGCCCGACTCATCGTGGATGACAGTAATGGAACTTAGGATGCATATAGCATTGTTTcctgtttattttttaatgtttttgttttgcctttcttttgtattttttaaaaatctgatgCGCTATATTACTTAACTCACTGTACTTCTAACTTGATTCGGCCTACATGGCCCAGGGCAATGCGACGACACGCGACTCAGTTTCATTTCCACCCTTCCCCTAGATGTGCTTTTCCCCCTAGGAGCAtcgactctctctctctctctctccctgtctgTCTCTCTCAATCGATGGAACTCAAACAATATTATTCCGAGCAAGAGTTGCCTATTTTTCATCTCTCaataagggtgcgtttatccgccactttttcaccctagaatcatgatctgaatcatgattcaaatcatgattctgcagaatcacgatagtcgaaattgaatataatcatgattagaatcacaaacatgaaacacgaaaaaaggggcgtttggaaagacgtttctgcagaatcacgtacgaaaatgttcgaataaacgatatcgtgatttgaatcatgattatatgacctcactgtgtcgggctactttcggtttgactcttgccaagctcaaggctctctatatgctcattgtatgtacatgattatgtactatgcatgcatttcttgtcatgttcaagttctgtgttggtcatcgcatcgtccactacttttcattttttggtcatgtcttcaacttcaagttctagtaaattaattaactggacagacaatgatctcagttgttgttgagtatagagtgtcaatattaaattggatctacgctgaaattcacttccgaacaccattttggataaactaacaagatgaatagaagcatatggaccctatatgatagaattaaacaaaattaggtatagactgaattctggaagcaaaagatttttcgagagccgaaacacgtgcgaaaaacttcctctgtcaaactgcgcactagtgatgcgcactggattggcccgaatctgaggagaacagcattggaatgaaggtcgtctaaacgctgattctgtgatatcgtgattcatgtttgtgttttgaatcatgattcaaatcatgattctggattgaggtcgcataaacgcagcctaaaaTAAATATAGACATTAAGCTGTTTATCCTATCTCCATTCTACTAATATTCGTATAAATTCTGTGTTGTTCGATTGACGATCGGGATATCATATTATGATATAGCTACATCAATTACGggcattatcataattatctatTTTAACTACATATATAAGTGAACCTTTTTGGCAAATATATAAAGTTCGGGTATAATGAAAGTACGAAGCCTATGCACTACCAGACTCGACTAACCATAATAATGCCATGTACAatatctgtgttttttttttatcaaagataaACTTTAATGAGTTCAATTTTAgcacatttttataattttagcaatttttagTTCAATTCAATCGCTGCTGCTTAACAGAAAACACTATTTAATTACCTTTAACTCTTGATCGTGCAATGATAGTCTGCAAGTGAAGTTTATCATCTTTCTCGAAGTCGTTTTCAGGGTCCAATTCCTTCATACACGTGTCTTCCAATTCTGCCATTGTTGGACAGTAGATCAAGTAGCCGACTTCTTCGGATGGTCGGGGTAGCCCAGCCGAGGCCGCTGCTCTGCTAATGTAGTTCATGTTGGAGATTCTATTAGAAATAAAAAGTACTTCATAAGAACATGTTCACTTCGGAAGAAGACAGATGTAGTAGGTATACCGATGATGGCGAAAACAATGGGCTGGATCTAAATTCATGTCAGTTCAGGGTAAATCAAATCTCGTCACTATGTGATCAAAATCATGATCGAGATAGTGTGGTGGTATACACTTCGCTTATACACACATGGAGATAAACTATAGTTCAGAGTAAATTGCACAGATTATATATAAAGTACAAGTCGAGTATGCACATGCGCACACACCAACGTAAATGGGACATTAAATTAGGCCACCAAAAACACAGCAGGTCTATACTAATAGAGAACAAAGAACACATGATAAAGCGAATTGTGGCCGTCGTGCCTGTAATCCTCAAATCTCCTTTCCATTCAGCTGGGTCTATTATTTTCCATTATCTTTGGTATcataaagaacaaaagaagTCTCCCAGGGGTACAATGGTGACCGCGTCTGGGATCCACCCCATACTGTACCCCCAAAATTACAGCAGCTATTCAACCAGCATGCAAAATGTATCGAGGTAACTCACACCCACACCCGTAATAAGAATTCATATTTTCGTGAAGAGATTTTTTGGTCCAATGACGTCGACTTAACCGGTTCCCAACAGATAAccgatatcaaaatatttttagagaGGACGATTCCATGATACATTAATGAGCTAGGTTTCATCCATTAGATTCAaacttcaaatcaaataaatttaacaaaagCGGGGAGTATAGGCTTTGatataagatttttttgttttattatgaatGAGTTATGCAAATTAACCCGAATACAGCAGGGTTCTGAATCATAACAACATGGATATTCCTAACATTTCACTTGGCTTTGAACTTCCATGCGGTACATCATAGGCCTATCGATTTTCTGCTCCGGTGATTTTCGAAAGCCCAACTATACATGCAATATACCAGTTTCGAATTAACCAAGTTGATTAAGTATGTGATAGGACACCACGCCAGTTTCTCAAATTTTATTACCACCATGCTTTTTTGTCACAGAGCCGACCAAAGGAAGCCttacaaaaattcaaatttttaggGTGTTCCCAAtctgatcattattttttcgcgcattttaatgatttatctTCGATACGATGGATTTTGCTTGTGTGGAAGTGCCGTGGTGTAGTACGTGGTTCTGAATCTctccttgtaaacagagggtcgtacgtgtgttcgaatcccaccacggtcgactagcgtcctttggcaaggcattaatccacactttgccactctagacccaggtgctaaatgggtacccggtgggatgcgaaagatattgtatgtttgaatttgccagcgccataatgatcgaggctgcgatgaatgcaaggaatgctccccagggagtggaaattgtgcacttttcgtgcgggattgaaatgaatccaatgaccggggtaataataagcCGTAACGCGCtttgattttcttggaaaagcgctatataaaaattggctttTATTATAATGTGCGCGTATTTTTCCTTGTTTTATATTTCTACTTTTGCACTTAAAAACTGTATGAAATAGTACACTCACATTTTGTCGGTCCTTGTTTGAAATAAGCCTAGATCCATGCAGGCGTCTCGATAACGATGAACCGTGTTTAAGTACATATAGCTCGCAATTGAGCAGCGTCGTTACCTCTGTACGCGTATATTTATGGGCCCATCGAACTTGAAAAGAAAGGGCGCCAAAACGGATCCAATTGTAGAACATATAAGCAGGATTCCGCAAGTACAGTAGTACTATAGAAGACAAAGTCCAGGCAGATAAAGGACGAGGATATTGCATTTTTCCTCTCCCAAATATAGGAGTCGACTTCCTGTCTATATACGCACCGACTCTTATTCACTGTATATAATACACCTAATAAGGGACCTAAATAatctacacagcaaaaactgtggtgttaaccggtgtacatagaggaccacaccagttgttttacaccggtgttaaattggtggtgttagttttacacccataggtgttattacaacacctttggttgttacatttacactctttggtgttatgttcaatctctagggtgtaattttaacacctcaggcatgtcagggtgtggtcctctattaacaccaactggtgtcagttttaacaccacagtttttacagtgtagcatGAATGGAGGGAAGCATCTTAACACCGTGGAAGAGCAGCTGTACATCGTATACTTGACGGATTTAcgggctcccccccccccgtattaaAAAACATTTGTAGTGGAAAATATCGAGCATATATACGCAAGTGAATACTTTTTTTATCgtcaaattttctgaaattacTGATTCAAAGTGACAAGGGAAAACGAGTCACTTTGACTCAAAGCAGAGTTGATATGACTCTCAACTGGCACCATTTCGAAATAAGAATTATAGTATatgcctatataggcctatgtgagACCGGTAACAAATTAGGTATGTATCCTTTAACTGGCTAGGAATAGAGGGAGATCGGGGAGCGCGTCCGGCGAGAAAGACATGGGGGGAAATGGGACACTCTTGTAACTTGAAAAATAATCAGCCAATCAGCACGCCGGTTACAGTAAAATGGTGTGCCTAGACATAGCTCAAAACATATATATCAGCTACTCTAGAGCTCTATCCAGGTAAGTTATAAACGAGTTTCTTTTTATacccatttttatatttttcatcgtTTCTTGTGAGTAAAATATCAAGTATATCACATATTTATGCTGTCTAGTAACTTAATAAGTATGCAAACTTCTGAagataaaattatttgataaaagacAGGTTAGAAACAGTGactgtcattttattttattttttgttactcAGGGGGAGCTTACtgtcccatccccccccccccccatcacgtGTAAGTTCTACTTCAACCCCCCCTCCAAAAGTTCTTGACTCATAATAAGCTGAATTAATTTGTATACGTACCGAAACAAAATGGAACTAATATAGTACACAATATATCTTCTTTTCATCAAGTGACTTTATGTGAAATCTGAAAATGAACGAATGCTCTGGGTCATCGGGCAATGATTCTTTTCGGTATAAACTGCCCAAATAAACTAGTTTATTGTCGGCAGTTGGATATCTTCTAAAATCCTACATTACAAAAATACGGAAGATGAAATGTCCGGAAACGAACATATCTTCAATGGCCTATGCAAGATCTAGACCCTCATCTGAACTCTAATACACTGTacaaaactgtggtgttaaaactgacaccaattattgttaatagaggaccacaccctgaggtgttaaaataatacccta includes these proteins:
- the LOC135156361 gene encoding zinc finger protein 84-like, with amino-acid sequence MYLNTVHRYRDACMDLGLFQTRTDKIISNMNYISRAAASAGLPRPSEEVGYLIYCPTMAELEDTCMKELDPENDFEKDDKLHLQTIIARSRVKDEFATIRQSMTSIAGELHLEGASSSDQGHHEANRVLRAEGCINAVRPSPQHLSSNMVNQNSSHLAWDSTKVSPSSSSQQLGSNIVNHSSSSQHGGSINGVRSSSSFQHLSSIIVNHLNSSHFGDSTKVSTSSYSSNIVHHSSSSQHEGSINGVRPSSSLQHLSSIVNHLNSSHLGDSTKVSTSSSSQQLGSNIVNHSSSSQHGGSINAVRPSSSLQHLSSIVNHLNSSHFGDSTKVSTSSSSLQLGSNIVNHSNSSQNGGINTFSPSSSPQHLRSDLVNHSSSSEHIDSKGTVRTSESAMENVRKCSFCNKEFKYRIHLERHLRTHTGEKPFKHSLCDKAFGQKESLKSHFVTHTGEKLHKCGICEKQFSFATGLHYHMKVHNGERQHECPVCKKKFIYRRGVKRHMITHTGEKPFECSICQKRFTQRHALTTHMRHHTGERPFECSVCQKRFLAKVHLTSHMRSHTGEKPFKCSVCDKHFPHPGNVSVHMRTHTGERPYECKVCKKRFTQSCTLSRHLKTHQNEEEETKSD